A stretch of the Argentina anserina chromosome 6, drPotAnse1.1, whole genome shotgun sequence genome encodes the following:
- the LOC126800488 gene encoding pectin acetylesterase 12-like has protein sequence MLKFLCVCFVVATFFSNWVEGFVQYSHEADPKTEIINNTLMVSLTLIQGADSKGAVCLDGTLPAYYFHRGHGSGKKSWLIHFQGGGWCGNITDCVARKKTQLGSSNFMLPETGFTGILSYKAEENPDFFNWNRVMLPSCDGASFSGDTENKEAQLQFRGNRIWLAAMEKLMSLGMSHAKKALISGCSAGGLTSILHCDKFRGLFRKSTKVKCFSDAGFFLDSVDISGEPTFRKFFSNVVSLQGVKENLPRFCTNHLDPTSCFFPQNLLAGIKAPLFILNSAYDSFQFQFSLVPASADPNGLWNSCKLNVTNCSPSQLHILQGFRSQMLHALKPFSKYKQNGMFINSCYAHCQSQFQLTWYAANSTIIGNKTISQSVGDWYFDRAEVKVVDKSCHHLVPS, from the exons ATGTTGAAGTTCCTGTGTGTTTGCTTTGTGGTAGCAACATTTTTCAGCAACTGGGTTGAAGGGTTTGTTCAGTACAGCCATGAAGCAGATCCCAAGACTGAAATCATTAACAATACTTTAATGGTATCACTAACCCTCATTCAAGGAGCGGATTCCAAAGGAGCAG TCTGCTTGGATGGAACATTGCCTGCTTATTATTTTCATCGGGGACATGGGTCAGGGAAAAAGAGTTGGCTCATTCACTTTCAG GGAGGAGGATGGTGTGGCAACATCACGGATTGTGTTGCTCGCAAGAAAACGCAGCTTGGATCATCAAATTTCATGCTACCAGAGACAGGATTTACCGGAATACTAAGTTATAAAGCTGAAGAAAATCCAG ATTTCTTCAACTGGAATAGAGTAATGCTTCCCTCTTGTGATGGTGCTTCTTTTTCTGGGGACACTGAAAATAAG GAGGCACAACTGCAATTTAGGGGAAATCGCATTTGGTTGGCTGCCATGGAAAAGTTGATGTCATTGGGCATGAGCCACGCCAAGAAG GCTCTCATTTCTGGTTGCTCTGCTGGAGGTCTGACATCGATCTTGCACTGTGATAAGTTCCGGGGATTATTTCGGAAAAGTACTAAAGTGAAGTGCTTCAGTGACGCAGGATTTTTCCTTGACTC GGTTGATATATCTGGTGAACCTACGTTCAGAAAATTTTTCAGTAATGTTGTAAGCTTGCAG GGGGTGAAAGAAAATCTGCCGCGCTTTTGTACTAATCACCTTGATCCTACTTCG TGCTTCTTCCCTCAGAACTTACTCGCCGGCATCAAAGCCCCACTATTTATACTCAACTCAGCATATGATTCATTTCAG TTCCAATTCAGTTTAGTTCCAGCATCAGCTGATCCCAACGGCTTGTGGAACAGTTGCAAATTAAATGTCACCAACTGTTCCCCATCTCAGTTGCATATTCTGCAAG GATTCAGGAGCCAAATGCTACATGCACTAAAGCCATTCTCTAAATATAAACAAAATGGGATGTTTATAAATTCATGTTATGCACACTGTCAATCTCAGTTTCAGCTAACATGGTATGCTGCCAATTCTACGATTATAGGAAACAAG ACAATCTCGCAATCCGTCGGAGATTGGTATTTCGACCGTGCAGAAGTTAAGGTCGTCGATAAAAGTTGCCACCATTTGGTTCCTTCATGA